From the genome of Uranotaenia lowii strain MFRU-FL chromosome 1, ASM2978415v1, whole genome shotgun sequence, one region includes:
- the LOC129742841 gene encoding uncharacterized protein LOC129742841 isoform X3: MSLKKASRTKSLSLSGDDFPLRPAKPKAAFATAKRPEDTMKIMKFIDDNVIGKGVAFLGPFGRRKVVYADYASSGRSLQFLEDYINKEVLPAFGDTNCISAVTGLQSHLYDNEARDLVRAAVGATPEDDVVFCDNPAERLCFLLTNSSIQFCDNNNSGRSMPPILFVSTSEPIRNLKPWLDAGWHVERIAKNHEGFLDLVDLEKRLLQYSEAKRLMVGMFSGASRLTGILADDVATTILLHQYDALSIWDHSVAASCAPIVTNPVLPGAQKDSLFFHCNRMIGGVQAPGVLIIKKRLIENSVSLLADTVGVVGAVRAGLVLQLKESLGVQAIMNRMEKICKQMLAHVRTIPEITLLGPPCTTAKRLTTLCFMVHHPRGAFLHHRFVVAVLNDVFGVQATADNMIADLLGINPQLAVEYEKILNDDSLKASSIHPGYVRITLPFFMTETEVAFILEALKMVATEAWKLLPQYEVDDNTGEWRHHSNSLAKERKWLGAIRYTDGKMLFSDRRISGPGTFPQSYSDCLQTARNLFNRSRKMALRSASDEIILKLPHAAVENLRWYMLPGEAHELLLGHSHRVKNSVPFDPSRVPENPSLLMIHRHHSLSALDIKRFKSRSLPASPLQLSIRRQHSVSPQQSHSPTPTPTSSPPTVRFSLGGEVGSYSPPPQVTNLVVNESSTSRNSSCSENVEDIQAYVKEVTKELATEIKSEIREVISKVEDVLESTDSLDMSGAAFSSLGNISFNDSKRDSISASDVVDYLKEFSKGMMIEVKSEIRDAVNAVDEMISPENYLGPRKNSPPDIMKTAGGTGGPKLLIKQRYSDITPDLRRPKSADSDKHRSESFPRPNAPISAVLTAPSAESSAPTFPYTGAIAKTSAGDFKSTMSSQDSGINMCFSEHEEKLKSALGASAKDRNRTISAQLESERCQPEVLASQRRVVSESAAPTGSSVEIPSTATVSTDHTRLPSTPEVELATNSSSANNGAKSPLIRQQNVLKSSPSQDIDSDQCSPDVIKWHNLPKDIWKQAAEALDDFDMIRDGDRILVCLSGSSSSLCLLHLLRQFVRARHLSKVQLATVSIGDCGVDPRALMLYLRELGVEFFYEQNETPENLQEKLTSIAQRKGYNVLAQGNTLDKLADRFLVSLLYQGKLCPMQAITRNSCPSSGQEVRIIRPLLYIRERTLDDYAASKALPSRPSRLFTRPPDAANSILRVQEATNPAVYGNIRTALKPLLALRLDSMKTTYESLRASLVTRD; this comes from the exons TGGTATACGCAGACTACGCTTCATCCGGTCGATCCCTGCAGTTCCTCGAAGACTATATCAACAAAGAGGTGCTACCGGCATTCGGTGATACCAACTGCATTTCCGCCGTCACCGGTCTTCAGTCCCACTTGTATGA CAACGAAGCTCGGGATTTGGTGCGGGCAGCCGTCGGAGCGACACCGGAAGACGATGTCGTGTTCTGTGATAACCCTGCTGAGCGATTGTGTTTCCTGCTAACCAATAGTAGCATACAGTTTTGTGATAACAACAACAGTGGCCGCTCGATGCCACCGATACTGTTCGTCAGCACGTCGGAACCTATCCGTAATCTGAAGCCCTGGCTGGATGCCGGTTGGCACGTGGAGCGTATTGCCAAAAACCATGAGGGTTTCTTGGACCTGGTGGATCTGGAAAAGCGACTGCTCCAATACTCGGAAGCTAAACGATTAATGGTTGGGATGTTTTCAGGCGCTTCCCGGTTAACGGGGATCTTGGCAGATGATGTGGCAACCACTATTCTGCTGCATCAGTATGATGCGCTTTCGATTTGGGACCACAGCGTAGCAGCTTCCTGCGCACCGATCGTGACCAATCCGGTGCTACCGGGAGCTCAGAAAGATTCTTTATTCTTCCACTGCAATCGAATGATCGGAGGTGTTCAAGCTCCAGGTGTTTTAATAATCAAAAAGCGTTTGATCGAAAACAGTGTTTCGTTATTGGCCGATACGGTTGGAGTAGTCGGAGCAGTACGAGCAGGGCTAGTTCTACAATTAAAAGAATCGCTAGGAGTGCAGGCTATCATGAACCGCATggaaaaaatttgcaaacaaatGTTAGCACACGTGAGAACTATACCGGAAATAACTCTGCTCGGGCCTCCTTGTACTACGGCCAAGCGCTTAACGACACTGTGTTTTATGGTGCATCATCCCAGGGGAGCTTTTTTGCACCATCGATTTGTAGTGGCCGTTTTGAACGACGTTTTTGGCGTTCAGGCAACCGCAGATAACATGATAGCAGATTTACTCGGAATCAATCCGCAGCTGGCTGTGGAATATGAGAAAATACTCAACGATGACTCACTCAAAGCGTCCAGCATACATCCTGGATATGTGAGGATAACGCTACCATTTTTCATGACCGAAACCGAAGTCGCTTTCATATTGGAAGCTCTCAAAATGGTAGCGACCGAGGCGTGGAAATTGTTACCACAGTACGAAGTAGACGATAACACCGGTGAATGGCGACATCATTCGAACTCGCTGGCTAAGGAACGTAAATGGCTTGGAGCGATCCGATATACCGACGGTAAAATGTTGTTCTCCGACCGTCGTATTTCTGGTCCAGGAACGTTTCCACAAAGCTACTCGGACTGTCTGCAAACGGCAAGGAATTTGTTCAATCGCTCTCGAAAAATGGCACTGCGGTCTGCCTCCGACGAAATCATTCTGAAGCTGCCACATGCTGCAGTGGAAAACCTTCGTTGGTACATGCTTCCGGGAGAGGCCCACGAACTGCTGCTGGGTCATTCTCATCGGGTCAAAAATTCGGTGCCTTTCGATCCTAGTCGAG TTCCAGAAAATCCGTCACTTCTGATGATCCATCGGCACCACAGTCTGTCGGCACTCGATATTAAACGATTCAAAAGCCGCAGCCTTCCGGCGTCTCCGTTACAGCTTTCGATCCGTCGACAGCATTCGGTTTCGCCTCAACAATCACACAGTCCAACTCCGACGCCAACATCATCTCCCCCGACCGTTCGCTTTTCTTTGGGTGGTGAGGTCGGCAGCTATAGTCCACCACCGCAAGTCACAAATCTTGTCGTCAACGAGTCCAGTACCAGTCGAAATAG CAGTTGCAGCGAAAATGTGGAAGATATTCAGGCGTACGTTAAAGAAGTCACAAAGGAACTAGCAACGGAAATAAAGTCAGAAATCCGAGAAGTCATTTCCAAGGTTGAAGATGTTTTGGAGAGCACCGATAGTTTGGACATGAGTGGTGCCGCTTTCTCTTCATTGGGTAACATAAG CTTCAACGACAGCAAGCGGGACTCTATCTCGGCCAGCGATGTGGTCGATTACCTGAAAGAATTCAGTAAGGGCATGATGATCGAAGTTAAATCGGAAATCCGAGATGCGGTCAATGCGGTGGATGAAATGATTTCACCCGAAAACTATCTTGGTCCTCGCAAAAACTCCCCACCCGATATTATGAAAACGGCGGGTGGAACCGGAGGACCAAAACT ccTAATCAAGCAGCGTTACAGTGATATTACGCCGGATCTACGGCGCCCAAAGTCGGCTGATAGCGACAAGCACAGGTCGGAATCATTTCCGAGACCGAATGCCCCGATCTCGGCCGTCCTAACTGCGCCCAGTGCAGAGAGTTCGGCACCCACATTTCCCTACACGGGAGCCATTGCCAAAACTTCTGCGGGGGATTTTAAATCTACCATGTCATCGCAGGACTCCGGCATCAACATGTGCTTCAGCGAGCACGAAGAGAAGTTGAAGTCGGCTCTGGGAGCTTCCGCAAAAGATAG AAATCGTACAATTTCAGCTCAACTGGAAAGCGAACGCTGCCAGCCGGAAGTTCTGGCCTCTCAGAGAAGGGTAGTATCTGAATCGGCTGCCCCGACCGGATCATCGGTGGAAATACCGTCGACAGCAACGGTTTCTACAGATCACACCCGTCTTCCGTCCACCCCTGAGGTGGAGCTTGCGACCAACAGCAGTAGTGCTAATAACGGTGCCAAAAGTCCTCTCATCCGACAGCAAAACGTTCTGAAAAGTTCGCCCTCACAAGACATCGATTCAGACCAGTGCAGCCCAGATGTAATCAAGTGGCACAATCTACCCAAAGATATTTGGAAACAAGCCGCCGAG GCCCTGGACGACTTCGATATGATTCGAGACGGGGACCGGATCCTCGTGTGCCTCTCCGGGTCCAGTTCCTCGCTCTGCCTGCTGCACCTGTTGCGACAGTTTGTTCGGGCACGTCACCTCAGCAAAGTCCAGCTGGCCACCGTCAGCATCGGAGACTGTGGGGTCGACCCGCGAGCCCTGATGCTGTACCTCCGGGAGCTGGGAGTAGAGTTTTTCTACGAACAGAATG AAACCCCCGAAAACCTACAGGAAAAGCTTACCAGTATAGCTCAGCGCAAAGGTTACAACGTTCTAGCTCAGGGAAACACGCTGGATAAGCTCGCCGATCGGTTTCTGGTGTCGTTGCTTTATCAGGGCAAACTCTGTCCGATGCAAGCCATCACTCGGAACAGTTGTCCCAGCTCAGGCCAAGAGGTTCGCATCATCAGGCCGCTTCTGTACATTCGGGAACGAACCCTTGATGATTATGCGGCCTCGAAAGCCCTGCCCAGCAGACCGTCCCGATTGTTCACTCGTCCACCGGATGCAGCTAACAGTATTCTACGGGTTCAGGAAGCCACCAATCCAGCCGTGTACGGAAACATCCGGACGGCTTTGAAACCATTGCTTGCGTTAAG ATTGGATTCAATGAAAACAACCTACGAATCGTTACGAGCATCACTGGTCACCCGAGATTAG
- the LOC129742841 gene encoding uncharacterized protein LOC129742841 isoform X4 translates to MSLKKASRTKSLSLSGDDFPLRPAKPKAAFATAKRPEDTMKIMKFIDDNVIGKGVAFLGPFGRRKVVYADYASSGRSLQFLEDYINKEVLPAFGDTNCISAVTGLQSHLYDNEARDLVRAAVGATPEDDVVFCDNPAERLCFLLTNSSIQFCDNNNSGRSMPPILFVSTSEPIRNLKPWLDAGWHVERIAKNHEGFLDLVDLEKRLLQYSEAKRLMVGMFSGASRLTGILADDVATTILLHQYDALSIWDHSVAASCAPIVTNPVLPGAQKDSLFFHCNRMIGGVQAPGVLIIKKRLIENSVSLLADTVGVVGAVRAGLVLQLKESLGVQAIMNRMEKICKQMLAHVRTIPEITLLGPPCTTAKRLTTLCFMVHHPRGAFLHHRFVVAVLNDVFGVQATADNMIADLLGINPQLAVEYEKILNDDSLKASSIHPGYVRITLPFFMTETEVAFILEALKMVATEAWKLLPQYEVDDNTGEWRHHSNSLAKERKWLGAIRYTDGKMLFSDRRISGPGTFPQSYSDCLQTARNLFNRSRKMALRSASDEIILKLPHAAVENLRWYMLPGEAHELLLGHSHRVKNSVPFDPSRVPENPSLLMIHRHHSLSALDIKRFKSRSLPASPLQLSIRRQHSVSPQQSHSPTPTPTSSPPTVRFSLGGEVGSYSPPPQVTNLVVNESSTSRNSCSENVEDIQAYVKEVTKELATEIKSEIREVISKVEDVLESTDSLDMSGAAFSSLGNISFNDSKRDSISASDVVDYLKEFSKGMMIEVKSEIRDAVNAVDEMISPENYLGPRKNSPPDIMKTAGGTGGPKLLIKQRYSDITPDLRRPKSADSDKHRSESFPRPNAPISAVLTAPSAESSAPTFPYTGAIAKTSAGDFKSTMSSQDSGINMCFSEHEEKLKSALGASAKDRNRTISAQLESERCQPEVLASQRRVVSESAAPTGSSVEIPSTATVSTDHTRLPSTPEVELATNSSSANNGAKSPLIRQQNVLKSSPSQDIDSDQCSPDVIKWHNLPKDIWKQAAEALDDFDMIRDGDRILVCLSGSSSSLCLLHLLRQFVRARHLSKVQLATVSIGDCGVDPRALMLYLRELGVEFFYEQNETPENLQEKLTSIAQRKGYNVLAQGNTLDKLADRFLVSLLYQGKLCPMQAITRNSCPSSGQEVRIIRPLLYIRERTLDDYAASKALPSRPSRLFTRPPDAANSILRVQEATNPAVYGNIRTALKPLLALRLDSMKTTYESLRASLVTRD, encoded by the exons TGGTATACGCAGACTACGCTTCATCCGGTCGATCCCTGCAGTTCCTCGAAGACTATATCAACAAAGAGGTGCTACCGGCATTCGGTGATACCAACTGCATTTCCGCCGTCACCGGTCTTCAGTCCCACTTGTATGA CAACGAAGCTCGGGATTTGGTGCGGGCAGCCGTCGGAGCGACACCGGAAGACGATGTCGTGTTCTGTGATAACCCTGCTGAGCGATTGTGTTTCCTGCTAACCAATAGTAGCATACAGTTTTGTGATAACAACAACAGTGGCCGCTCGATGCCACCGATACTGTTCGTCAGCACGTCGGAACCTATCCGTAATCTGAAGCCCTGGCTGGATGCCGGTTGGCACGTGGAGCGTATTGCCAAAAACCATGAGGGTTTCTTGGACCTGGTGGATCTGGAAAAGCGACTGCTCCAATACTCGGAAGCTAAACGATTAATGGTTGGGATGTTTTCAGGCGCTTCCCGGTTAACGGGGATCTTGGCAGATGATGTGGCAACCACTATTCTGCTGCATCAGTATGATGCGCTTTCGATTTGGGACCACAGCGTAGCAGCTTCCTGCGCACCGATCGTGACCAATCCGGTGCTACCGGGAGCTCAGAAAGATTCTTTATTCTTCCACTGCAATCGAATGATCGGAGGTGTTCAAGCTCCAGGTGTTTTAATAATCAAAAAGCGTTTGATCGAAAACAGTGTTTCGTTATTGGCCGATACGGTTGGAGTAGTCGGAGCAGTACGAGCAGGGCTAGTTCTACAATTAAAAGAATCGCTAGGAGTGCAGGCTATCATGAACCGCATggaaaaaatttgcaaacaaatGTTAGCACACGTGAGAACTATACCGGAAATAACTCTGCTCGGGCCTCCTTGTACTACGGCCAAGCGCTTAACGACACTGTGTTTTATGGTGCATCATCCCAGGGGAGCTTTTTTGCACCATCGATTTGTAGTGGCCGTTTTGAACGACGTTTTTGGCGTTCAGGCAACCGCAGATAACATGATAGCAGATTTACTCGGAATCAATCCGCAGCTGGCTGTGGAATATGAGAAAATACTCAACGATGACTCACTCAAAGCGTCCAGCATACATCCTGGATATGTGAGGATAACGCTACCATTTTTCATGACCGAAACCGAAGTCGCTTTCATATTGGAAGCTCTCAAAATGGTAGCGACCGAGGCGTGGAAATTGTTACCACAGTACGAAGTAGACGATAACACCGGTGAATGGCGACATCATTCGAACTCGCTGGCTAAGGAACGTAAATGGCTTGGAGCGATCCGATATACCGACGGTAAAATGTTGTTCTCCGACCGTCGTATTTCTGGTCCAGGAACGTTTCCACAAAGCTACTCGGACTGTCTGCAAACGGCAAGGAATTTGTTCAATCGCTCTCGAAAAATGGCACTGCGGTCTGCCTCCGACGAAATCATTCTGAAGCTGCCACATGCTGCAGTGGAAAACCTTCGTTGGTACATGCTTCCGGGAGAGGCCCACGAACTGCTGCTGGGTCATTCTCATCGGGTCAAAAATTCGGTGCCTTTCGATCCTAGTCGAG TTCCAGAAAATCCGTCACTTCTGATGATCCATCGGCACCACAGTCTGTCGGCACTCGATATTAAACGATTCAAAAGCCGCAGCCTTCCGGCGTCTCCGTTACAGCTTTCGATCCGTCGACAGCATTCGGTTTCGCCTCAACAATCACACAGTCCAACTCCGACGCCAACATCATCTCCCCCGACCGTTCGCTTTTCTTTGGGTGGTGAGGTCGGCAGCTATAGTCCACCACCGCAAGTCACAAATCTTGTCGTCAACGAGTCCAGTACCAGTCGAAATAG TTGCAGCGAAAATGTGGAAGATATTCAGGCGTACGTTAAAGAAGTCACAAAGGAACTAGCAACGGAAATAAAGTCAGAAATCCGAGAAGTCATTTCCAAGGTTGAAGATGTTTTGGAGAGCACCGATAGTTTGGACATGAGTGGTGCCGCTTTCTCTTCATTGGGTAACATAAG CTTCAACGACAGCAAGCGGGACTCTATCTCGGCCAGCGATGTGGTCGATTACCTGAAAGAATTCAGTAAGGGCATGATGATCGAAGTTAAATCGGAAATCCGAGATGCGGTCAATGCGGTGGATGAAATGATTTCACCCGAAAACTATCTTGGTCCTCGCAAAAACTCCCCACCCGATATTATGAAAACGGCGGGTGGAACCGGAGGACCAAAACT ccTAATCAAGCAGCGTTACAGTGATATTACGCCGGATCTACGGCGCCCAAAGTCGGCTGATAGCGACAAGCACAGGTCGGAATCATTTCCGAGACCGAATGCCCCGATCTCGGCCGTCCTAACTGCGCCCAGTGCAGAGAGTTCGGCACCCACATTTCCCTACACGGGAGCCATTGCCAAAACTTCTGCGGGGGATTTTAAATCTACCATGTCATCGCAGGACTCCGGCATCAACATGTGCTTCAGCGAGCACGAAGAGAAGTTGAAGTCGGCTCTGGGAGCTTCCGCAAAAGATAG AAATCGTACAATTTCAGCTCAACTGGAAAGCGAACGCTGCCAGCCGGAAGTTCTGGCCTCTCAGAGAAGGGTAGTATCTGAATCGGCTGCCCCGACCGGATCATCGGTGGAAATACCGTCGACAGCAACGGTTTCTACAGATCACACCCGTCTTCCGTCCACCCCTGAGGTGGAGCTTGCGACCAACAGCAGTAGTGCTAATAACGGTGCCAAAAGTCCTCTCATCCGACAGCAAAACGTTCTGAAAAGTTCGCCCTCACAAGACATCGATTCAGACCAGTGCAGCCCAGATGTAATCAAGTGGCACAATCTACCCAAAGATATTTGGAAACAAGCCGCCGAG GCCCTGGACGACTTCGATATGATTCGAGACGGGGACCGGATCCTCGTGTGCCTCTCCGGGTCCAGTTCCTCGCTCTGCCTGCTGCACCTGTTGCGACAGTTTGTTCGGGCACGTCACCTCAGCAAAGTCCAGCTGGCCACCGTCAGCATCGGAGACTGTGGGGTCGACCCGCGAGCCCTGATGCTGTACCTCCGGGAGCTGGGAGTAGAGTTTTTCTACGAACAGAATG AAACCCCCGAAAACCTACAGGAAAAGCTTACCAGTATAGCTCAGCGCAAAGGTTACAACGTTCTAGCTCAGGGAAACACGCTGGATAAGCTCGCCGATCGGTTTCTGGTGTCGTTGCTTTATCAGGGCAAACTCTGTCCGATGCAAGCCATCACTCGGAACAGTTGTCCCAGCTCAGGCCAAGAGGTTCGCATCATCAGGCCGCTTCTGTACATTCGGGAACGAACCCTTGATGATTATGCGGCCTCGAAAGCCCTGCCCAGCAGACCGTCCCGATTGTTCACTCGTCCACCGGATGCAGCTAACAGTATTCTACGGGTTCAGGAAGCCACCAATCCAGCCGTGTACGGAAACATCCGGACGGCTTTGAAACCATTGCTTGCGTTAAG ATTGGATTCAATGAAAACAACCTACGAATCGTTACGAGCATCACTGGTCACCCGAGATTAG
- the LOC129742841 gene encoding uncharacterized protein LOC129742841 isoform X5 yields the protein MSLKKASRTKSLSLSGDDFPLRPAKPKAAFATAKRPEDTMKIMKFIDDNVIGKGVAFLGPFGRRKVVYADYASSGRSLQFLEDYINKEVLPAFGDTNCISAVTGLQSHLYDNEARDLVRAAVGATPEDDVVFCDNPAERLCFLLTNSSIQFCDNNNSGRSMPPILFVSTSEPIRNLKPWLDAGWHVERIAKNHEGFLDLVDLEKRLLQYSEAKRLMVGMFSGASRLTGILADDVATTILLHQYDALSIWDHSVAASCAPIVTNPVLPGAQKDSLFFHCNRMIGGVQAPGVLIIKKRLIENSVSLLADTVGVVGAVRAGLVLQLKESLGVQAIMNRMEKICKQMLAHVRTIPEITLLGPPCTTAKRLTTLCFMVHHPRGAFLHHRFVVAVLNDVFGVQATADNMIADLLGINPQLAVEYEKILNDDSLKASSIHPGYVRITLPFFMTETEVAFILEALKMVATEAWKLLPQYEVDDNTGEWRHHSNSLAKERKWLGAIRYTDGKMLFSDRRISGPGTFPQSYSDCLQTARNLFNRSRKMALRSASDEIILKLPHAAVENLRWYMLPGEAHELLLGHSHRVKNSVPFDPSRVPENPSLLMIHRHHSLSALDIKRFKSRSLPASPLQLSIRRQHSVSPQQSHSPTPTPTSSPPTVRFSLGGEVGSYSPPPQVTNLVVNESSTSRNRCNSWSSPMNTVVLRSPTGSSPEPAKSGSTATTSSDQGVVFGGGGSSYTILAPQARYSLGWTQQVQQRQRQLLNNSTQYPTIYGRTLSLSESRTLTSPVSTIAPLVVRSKQRSCSCSSQTDLSIGSAEALADNSRRASPAPSLPNLRTGSSCSENVEDIQAYVKEVTKELATEIKSEIREVISKVEDVLESTDSLDMSGAAFSSLGNISFNDSKRDSISASDVVDYLKEFSKGMMIEVKSEIRDAVNAVDEMISPENYLGPRKNSPPDIMKTAGGTGGPKLLIKQRYSDITPDLRRPKSADSDKHRSESFPRPNAPISAVLTAPSAESSAPTFPYTGAIAKTSAGDFKSTMSSQDSGINMCFSEHEEKLKSALGASAKDRNRTISAQLESERCQPEVLASQRRVVSESAAPTGSSVEIPSTATVSTDHTRLPSTPEVELATNSSSANNGAKSPLIRQQNVLKSSPSQDIDSDQCSPDVIKWHNLPKDIWKQAAEMFETALEWFKV from the exons TGGTATACGCAGACTACGCTTCATCCGGTCGATCCCTGCAGTTCCTCGAAGACTATATCAACAAAGAGGTGCTACCGGCATTCGGTGATACCAACTGCATTTCCGCCGTCACCGGTCTTCAGTCCCACTTGTATGA CAACGAAGCTCGGGATTTGGTGCGGGCAGCCGTCGGAGCGACACCGGAAGACGATGTCGTGTTCTGTGATAACCCTGCTGAGCGATTGTGTTTCCTGCTAACCAATAGTAGCATACAGTTTTGTGATAACAACAACAGTGGCCGCTCGATGCCACCGATACTGTTCGTCAGCACGTCGGAACCTATCCGTAATCTGAAGCCCTGGCTGGATGCCGGTTGGCACGTGGAGCGTATTGCCAAAAACCATGAGGGTTTCTTGGACCTGGTGGATCTGGAAAAGCGACTGCTCCAATACTCGGAAGCTAAACGATTAATGGTTGGGATGTTTTCAGGCGCTTCCCGGTTAACGGGGATCTTGGCAGATGATGTGGCAACCACTATTCTGCTGCATCAGTATGATGCGCTTTCGATTTGGGACCACAGCGTAGCAGCTTCCTGCGCACCGATCGTGACCAATCCGGTGCTACCGGGAGCTCAGAAAGATTCTTTATTCTTCCACTGCAATCGAATGATCGGAGGTGTTCAAGCTCCAGGTGTTTTAATAATCAAAAAGCGTTTGATCGAAAACAGTGTTTCGTTATTGGCCGATACGGTTGGAGTAGTCGGAGCAGTACGAGCAGGGCTAGTTCTACAATTAAAAGAATCGCTAGGAGTGCAGGCTATCATGAACCGCATggaaaaaatttgcaaacaaatGTTAGCACACGTGAGAACTATACCGGAAATAACTCTGCTCGGGCCTCCTTGTACTACGGCCAAGCGCTTAACGACACTGTGTTTTATGGTGCATCATCCCAGGGGAGCTTTTTTGCACCATCGATTTGTAGTGGCCGTTTTGAACGACGTTTTTGGCGTTCAGGCAACCGCAGATAACATGATAGCAGATTTACTCGGAATCAATCCGCAGCTGGCTGTGGAATATGAGAAAATACTCAACGATGACTCACTCAAAGCGTCCAGCATACATCCTGGATATGTGAGGATAACGCTACCATTTTTCATGACCGAAACCGAAGTCGCTTTCATATTGGAAGCTCTCAAAATGGTAGCGACCGAGGCGTGGAAATTGTTACCACAGTACGAAGTAGACGATAACACCGGTGAATGGCGACATCATTCGAACTCGCTGGCTAAGGAACGTAAATGGCTTGGAGCGATCCGATATACCGACGGTAAAATGTTGTTCTCCGACCGTCGTATTTCTGGTCCAGGAACGTTTCCACAAAGCTACTCGGACTGTCTGCAAACGGCAAGGAATTTGTTCAATCGCTCTCGAAAAATGGCACTGCGGTCTGCCTCCGACGAAATCATTCTGAAGCTGCCACATGCTGCAGTGGAAAACCTTCGTTGGTACATGCTTCCGGGAGAGGCCCACGAACTGCTGCTGGGTCATTCTCATCGGGTCAAAAATTCGGTGCCTTTCGATCCTAGTCGAG TTCCAGAAAATCCGTCACTTCTGATGATCCATCGGCACCACAGTCTGTCGGCACTCGATATTAAACGATTCAAAAGCCGCAGCCTTCCGGCGTCTCCGTTACAGCTTTCGATCCGTCGACAGCATTCGGTTTCGCCTCAACAATCACACAGTCCAACTCCGACGCCAACATCATCTCCCCCGACCGTTCGCTTTTCTTTGGGTGGTGAGGTCGGCAGCTATAGTCCACCACCGCAAGTCACAAATCTTGTCGTCAACGAGTCCAGTACCAGTCGAAATAG ATGCAATAGTTGGAGCTCGCCTATGAATACGGTAGTTCTTAGAAGTCCTACTGGTAGCAGTCCGGAACCGGCCAAGAGCGGCTCTACTGCTACAACCAGTAGTGACCAAGGTGTCGTGTTCGGTGGTGGTGGTAGTAGTTACACAATACTCGCACCTCAAGCTCGCTACAGTTTGGGTTGGACTCAGCAGGTCCAGCAAAGACAGCGACAACTCTTAAACAATTCCACTCAGTATCCTACCATCTATGGGCGCACCCTAAGCCTGAGTGAAAGTCGCACTCTTACGTCCCCGGTTAGCACCATTGCTCCACTCGTGGTGCGGTCTAAGCAACGTTCATGTTCCTGCAGCAGCCAAACGGATCTTAGTATAGGTTCTGCCGAAGCACTAGCAGACAATAGTAGACGAGCTTCCCCGGCACCGAGCCTTCCGAATCTACGCACTGGAAG CAGTTGCAGCGAAAATGTGGAAGATATTCAGGCGTACGTTAAAGAAGTCACAAAGGAACTAGCAACGGAAATAAAGTCAGAAATCCGAGAAGTCATTTCCAAGGTTGAAGATGTTTTGGAGAGCACCGATAGTTTGGACATGAGTGGTGCCGCTTTCTCTTCATTGGGTAACATAAG CTTCAACGACAGCAAGCGGGACTCTATCTCGGCCAGCGATGTGGTCGATTACCTGAAAGAATTCAGTAAGGGCATGATGATCGAAGTTAAATCGGAAATCCGAGATGCGGTCAATGCGGTGGATGAAATGATTTCACCCGAAAACTATCTTGGTCCTCGCAAAAACTCCCCACCCGATATTATGAAAACGGCGGGTGGAACCGGAGGACCAAAACT ccTAATCAAGCAGCGTTACAGTGATATTACGCCGGATCTACGGCGCCCAAAGTCGGCTGATAGCGACAAGCACAGGTCGGAATCATTTCCGAGACCGAATGCCCCGATCTCGGCCGTCCTAACTGCGCCCAGTGCAGAGAGTTCGGCACCCACATTTCCCTACACGGGAGCCATTGCCAAAACTTCTGCGGGGGATTTTAAATCTACCATGTCATCGCAGGACTCCGGCATCAACATGTGCTTCAGCGAGCACGAAGAGAAGTTGAAGTCGGCTCTGGGAGCTTCCGCAAAAGATAG AAATCGTACAATTTCAGCTCAACTGGAAAGCGAACGCTGCCAGCCGGAAGTTCTGGCCTCTCAGAGAAGGGTAGTATCTGAATCGGCTGCCCCGACCGGATCATCGGTGGAAATACCGTCGACAGCAACGGTTTCTACAGATCACACCCGTCTTCCGTCCACCCCTGAGGTGGAGCTTGCGACCAACAGCAGTAGTGCTAATAACGGTGCCAAAAGTCCTCTCATCCGACAGCAAAACGTTCTGAAAAGTTCGCCCTCACAAGACATCGATTCAGACCAGTGCAGCCCAGATGTAATCAAGTGGCACAATCTACCCAAAGATATTTGGAAACAAGCCGCCGAG ATGTTTGAAACTGCACTAGAATGGTTCAAAGTTTGA